The Toxotes jaculatrix isolate fToxJac2 chromosome 17, fToxJac2.pri, whole genome shotgun sequence genomic interval CTTTCTGTGAACCATAGTTGGCGTGCACAGTAGAAGCCCTAATATCCACAGGACGAAGCAGATCACCTTGGCATAAAGTGTCCGTCTCAACCACCTGGCCTTCATGGTCTTCACAAGTGCTAGGTAGCGGTCAATGCTAATCATGACCAGGGTGTAGATGCTGGTGTAGaaattgatgatgatgatggagttGACCAGTTTGCATAAGGCGTCTCCGTATGGCCAGTTAAAGTTGTTGAGGATGTTCATTGCCCAGAAAGGGAGGCCACACAGGAGTATGAAGTCAGCCAGTGCCAGGTTGCTCAGGTAAATCTCTGCTACAGTCAGCTCGTCCTTGTGGACTATGAACACCCCTAGAACAAAACTATTAAAGAGAAGGCCTAAGAAACATAAGATGAAGATGTATGGGGGAATGATCATGTAGATGATGTCCCATTCTGCAGAGCCTGGAGACTGTGAAGGGTCCACTACCACGGATGTAGTGCTGTTTTCAGACCACACTGTTGCCACAGAAACAAGCTGCATCGGCTCCATGGGCTAGGAAACAAAATGCAGAACTCATCAGTAAAATGCTTCTGTTCAAACAGCATTGATTCAATACACAGAGTGCTGTTATTTTGATAACTACTGCATCAAAAATAGAAACTGTATATGTAAAGTATACAATTTCCTGTTCACACACAATATAATAAACAAATCATGCTGTAAAAATTAATAAAGAAGTTGCTCTCATGATGACATTTGTTCAGTTGGgcagttttggttttgctgaTGAAAACAGACCCACACATTAACAAGCTGACAAGTTTCCCTTTAGtttgacaacatttaaaacactgacCAAACGATTTTTGCTCATTATTTTGGAATATGTCCCAGTAAGAtcttttgtgttattgtttttgtgtaGTACCTTTCAGCAGTTTAATGGCTGAACAACAAACTACAGAATTTCTTCAGGGAGTATTCTGTAAAGACTTTGTAGCATCTGTTtgtagtatttttaaaaaacagacgTTGatgctcaaaacaaaaaaaaagaaaaaaaaaggactgaacATGAGAAGTTCTTACCGTAGGCTTCATGAAAATTTTCCTTCTGCAGTCAAAATACCAAAGATAAAAAGCTCGTCTGGAACGGGGCTCATCTGTGTACACTGAGCTCCTGGTAAGAGTACACAGCAAGTCAGAGGGGATATGTGCTAGCGTTTTTGTATACAGAGCTGCATTCTTCCACACCCGTGGCCCAGGAGTTCAGTGTATCAACTTGtttatgaaaatgtcaaaatttggTCTGTGCATTTACTAGAGACACGCTCAAACTGCAGAACTCTAAATGTGTTGGAGAGGAGCTAAACCTGCTGATGGCTATGCACCAGATGTGTCAGCGTCGTCAACATTTCATCAATTTCATCCAAACTTAAGATGACAAAATAGCAACAATGACAGACTTGATCTGGATTGAAACTAAATATCAATCAAACTGGACAgaatacaaaatataaacagaacTGTTTTTTTATGCAGAGCCAAGTGTTATCTAAAAATGAATGCTTTGAGGGTGTGCCCTCCCTTTTATGGACAAAATTATGATAGCAGACTCGGATTATGCAATCCATTAAGACACTGGCTCGTCGTCATCCAATGCGTAAACAAGCCTTTctttatcaaaacaaagacagtcCATCCTTCTAATACTAACAGATGATACTTTATTgaagacaacaacacacataaattgttgaaatattttaaagaaTGTAACATATTTTTTAAGGCATCAGTGAACAATTTATCAATTCAAATATCAATTCAATAATGCACTGTATTACACTCTATTCATGCTATACTCTACAACACGCATAGTGGGTTCATCAACTCATTTATCTTCCTTAGTTACATCTGTTGGAGTAAGACCAAGTTTCAGCACATGAAGTCCTACAGCAAAACAAACCCCAACATCTTAACTCATCTGCTTgttgttgatataaaaataaaaagccccATCTCAAATAATACCCATGAGGATCCTCACCAAATCAGTCTTTGTTGAGACAGTCTTGCCTTTGTTTATAATAACTGCAGCGCAACAACACTGAATGGAGACTACTGTTCACAAAAATGAAGAATGGAATCAAGTTCAAGATTCAAAAGCACAGTACAGTGTAGAGGAAAGCACAGTAAAGGTTAGCTCTAGAGGTAATTTATCcaaaaatgaacagaacaaTAAAGCTGCATAAATTTCACATACAGGAAATTACttgacatttcttttcttcttttcatttcatttcttttctgcttttacatcTGGAATTTCTTTGTCACATCACTAAAGTGTATTTCCTCCCATAATCCAAATAGGAAAGCCTGAAATAGTTTTGCAGTACAACGTATTACATgcaaaagttcaacattttagaaaatgttgaaatattatttgctttcttgccaagggTTAAACATGTTTAACCTttacaaaaactacaaaaactacaaaaacaacatttaagaTGACATATTGCGGTTTTACATTTCAGactatttattgttttttttgctctgacttttgtttcctcctgtgtccagtctttatgctaagctaaccagctacAAGCTGTTTAAATTAACTCTtgtcaagaaagcaaataagcatattgcattttaattaaattcaaaattttaACAACTGTTATTAGTCAGTTTTGTTTCTTAATGTGTATGAGACTTAGATTTTAGTACTGTCAGTTTGTTTAGTTGAGTTAAGATTGGCATTAGAATGACAAGACTTCCcccatttccattttctcctgCACAGCGTTAGTCTAAACACTTCCCTGGccctctgcttaaagtgcttccCAACAATCACATACAGGAAAGGATTCAGTGAGCTGTTACTGTAGCCAAGGTAAGTAGCCAACTGGTTGCCAATGTCCAATACATAAGCCCACATACATCCAGAGATGACTTCATAATGATCCAAGGTGTCCAAGACAATCAGGATCTGGTAGGGCAGCCAGCAGAGAATAAACACAGCCAGAACCACAAGAACGAGGTATGCTGCTTTCCTCTCCACACTCCCTCTGCTGCCTTTTCTCATCTTCTGGCTGCTCCGAATGACTTTAGTGATGTGGTAACTACAGAAGGATATAATAGGAATAGGGATAAGGAAGCCTACTATGCTGACAGTCATGTTGTAACGCAGTCTCCAGCCTTCATGGGGGTACGCTAGGAAGCATGCATCAATGCCAAGATGAGGGAAGAACTGGACAGAGCGGAAAAGGATAGCAGGGAAGCTGAGCAAGATTCCAGCAATCCAGATACAGAAGCAAATCCCACGTGCCCAGAAGGCTCGTCTCTCCCTCCCCTGGGACAGCGGTCTGGTGAGGGCCAGGTACCTGTCCACGCTCACAAGCGTAAGGAACAGCACACTGCAATAATAATTCATCCCAATGACAATATTGATAAGCTGGCACATGGGCTCCCCAAACCTCCAGTTGAACTTGTCAATAATGGTTGCCACCCAGAATGGCAGACACAAAACCA includes:
- the LOC121197316 gene encoding B2 bradykinin receptor-like; its protein translation is MESATRAELVCNHTDAWDWVYTMQPAYMSIICFLGVVGNSFVLCVFCLQKRPSSVADIYLSNLAAADLLMVLCLPFWVATIIDKFNWRFGEPMCQLINIVIGMNYYCSVLFLTLVSVDRYLALTRPLSQGRERRAFWARGICFCIWIAGILLSFPAILFRSVQFFPHLGIDACFLAYPHEGWRLRYNMTVSIVGFLIPIPIISFCSYHITKVIRSSQKMRKGSRGSVERKAAYLVLVVLAVFILCWLPYQILIVLDTLDHYEVISGCMWAYVLDIGNQLATYLGYSNSSLNPFLYVIVGKHFKQRAREVFRLTLCRRKWKWGKSCHSNANLNSTKQTDSTKI